The Geothrix oryzae DNA window GCCCTCGCGGGTGGCCGGTTCAGACGCGCCAGAGTCCCCAGTCGGGCCGTTCACCGGAAATCCGCCCGGCCGCGGCATCTCGGGCCTGGACGGTGTCGTACCGGGCGGCCCAGCAGCTGCCGGAGCCGCACAGCAGCGGCTCGCCGCCGGTGTCCCGCAGGGCGTCGCGCACCTCGGCCAGGGGCGGGCAGACCCACAGGGCCGCGCCCGTGAGGTCGTTCCGCCAGGGAGGGGCGGTGCCCCCGGGTTGCGAAGCCAGGGCCTCGGGGAAGGGGTAACCGACATCCTGGAGGGCCCGGTAGACGCTCGGGGTACTCACATGCAGGCCCGGATGGGCGAGCAACAGGGGCTCCAGGGGCACGGGGCGGAGGGGGAACACGCGCTCGCCGCGGCCCAGGCCGAGGACCGTCCCGCCAAGCAGGAACAGGGGGACATCGCTGCCGAGGCGCCCCGCCATGCGCAGCAGCTCGCCCTCCTGCAGGCCGAGGGCGAACAGTTGGTTTCCCAGCCGCAGGGCCGCCGCCGCATCGCTGCTGCCGCCGCCGAGTCCGGCGCCGTGGGGGATGCGCTTCTCCAGGCGCAGGGTGGCGGGCAGGGGGCGCTGGGCCGCCTCCTCCAGCAGGCGCCAGGCCTTGATCACCAGGTTGGACTCGTCGGCCACCAGCCCCTCGCCCATGGGACCGGTGATGGCCAGGGTCAGCTCGGGGGCGGGTTCCCCCTCCAGCGAATCCGTCAAGTCCGCCACGCCCTCCAGCACGGTGGTGACCAGCTCCAGCTCGTGGAATCCATCGGCGCGCCGCCCGAGCACGGCGAGGAAACGGTTGAGCTTGGCGGGGGCCTGGATCGCGAGAGCCATGGCTCCACGGTAGCGCAACGAGCCGCTAGGCTGATCGGATGGTTCTGTTCTTCCGCACCCTCTGGAAAGCCCTCACGCTCTGGCGCCGCGCGCCCCTGGAGCCGTTGGGCGCCTCGGTGCTCCGCTTCCGCGTGTGGCCCAACGACCTGGATGTGAATGTCCACATGAACAACGGGCGTTTCCTGAGTGTCATGGATCTGGGCCGCTTCGACCTCAGCTTCCGCACCAAGCTGGGCCGGGCCATGCTGCGGAACCGCTGGAAGCCTCTCGTGGGCGCCATCACCATGCGCTACCGCCGCAGCCTCGATCCCTTCGAGCGATATGAGCTGCACACGCGGCTGCTGGGCTGGGACGAGAAGTGGGTCTTCCTAGAGCAGCGCTTCCTGAAGCGCGGCGGCGAGCTGGCGGCCGAAGGCGTGGTGAAGGCCCTCTTCCGGGGAAAGCACGGCAATATCCCCGTGGCCCAGGTCCTCGAGCAGATGGACTACGAGGGACCTCGGCCGGATCTGCCCGACGCTGTCCGCCGGTGGGCCGAGGGCTGACGCTGAAACGATTTGGCGAGGATGTCATGACCTTCCCTCCTGGAACCTACCGGATTTCCCTGGATCCCTCCGAGCTGCAGTTCGAGGTGATCCACGGCTACCTGTCCAGGAGCTACTGGTCCCCGGGCATCCCCCGGGAGGTGGTCGAGAAGGCCGCCCGCCACAGCCTCTGCGCGGGTGCCTACGGCCCCGGCGGCGCCCAGGTGGGCTTCGCGAGGATGGCCACTGACCACGCGACCTTCGGCTACCTCGCCGATGTCTTCGTGCTGGAGGAGCACCGTGGGCTCGGCCTCTCCCGGGCGATGGTGAAGGCCCTCATGGACCTGCCGGAAGTCCAGGGCATGCGCCGGCTGATGTTGGCCACCCGGGATGCGCACGG harbors:
- the ispE gene encoding 4-(cytidine 5'-diphospho)-2-C-methyl-D-erythritol kinase — encoded protein: MALAIQAPAKLNRFLAVLGRRADGFHELELVTTVLEGVADLTDSLEGEPAPELTLAITGPMGEGLVADESNLVIKAWRLLEEAAQRPLPATLRLEKRIPHGAGLGGGSSDAAAALRLGNQLFALGLQEGELLRMAGRLGSDVPLFLLGGTVLGLGRGERVFPLRPVPLEPLLLAHPGLHVSTPSVYRALQDVGYPFPEALASQPGGTAPPWRNDLTGAALWVCPPLAEVRDALRDTGGEPLLCGSGSCWAARYDTVQARDAAAGRISGERPDWGLWRV
- a CDS encoding thioesterase family protein, with translation MVLFFRTLWKALTLWRRAPLEPLGASVLRFRVWPNDLDVNVHMNNGRFLSVMDLGRFDLSFRTKLGRAMLRNRWKPLVGAITMRYRRSLDPFERYELHTRLLGWDEKWVFLEQRFLKRGGELAAEGVVKALFRGKHGNIPVAQVLEQMDYEGPRPDLPDAVRRWAEG
- a CDS encoding GNAT family N-acetyltransferase, producing MTFPPGTYRISLDPSELQFEVIHGYLSRSYWSPGIPREVVEKAARHSLCAGAYGPGGAQVGFARMATDHATFGYLADVFVLEEHRGLGLSRAMVKALMDLPEVQGMRRLMLATRDAHGLYAKLGWTPVTDPAPFMQIQRKNLYQAPEAGA